A window of Alphaproteobacteria bacterium contains these coding sequences:
- a CDS encoding NifU family protein: MLRHYLPQVERVVDYQDTIPKPGLDTIEGQTIQKLLDEQVNPQVAGHGGHIALVDVQDTIVYIRLEGGCQGCGMASMTLKHGVEVAIKEAVPSIEQVLDTTDHAGGDNPYFQPGKEGMSAY; the protein is encoded by the coding sequence ATGCTGCGCCACTACCTGCCCCAGGTCGAACGCGTCGTCGATTACCAGGACACCATCCCCAAGCCCGGCCTCGACACCATTGAGGGCCAGACCATCCAGAAGCTGCTGGACGAGCAGGTCAATCCCCAGGTCGCCGGGCACGGCGGCCACATCGCGCTGGTGGACGTCCAGGACACCATCGTCTACATCCGCCTGGAAGGCGGCTGCCAAGGCTGCGGCATGGCCTCGATGACGCTCAAGCACGGCGTCGAAGTGGCCATCAAGGAGGCCGTGCCGTCGATCGAGCAGGTGCTCGACACCACCGACCACGCCGGCGGCGACAACCCCTACTTCCAGCCCGGCAAGGAAGGCATGAGTGCCTACTGA